The Pseudomonas cucumis sequence TCTCTTCGGTCACTGCGCTTTGCTGCTCGGCGGCGGTGGCGATCTGGGTGCTCAGGCTATTGATGTGGCTGACGGAGCCGGCCATTTCATCCAGGCCGGAGTTGACCCGCGCAGTGGCGTCGGCGGCCGACTGACAGCTGACCTGGGTGTTTTCCATGGCGCTGACCGACGAACTCACGCCTTGGGTCAGGCGGGTCAGCATTTCGTTGATTTCCGAAGTGCTAGCCTGGGTGCGGGCAGCGAGGGCGCGGACTTCATCGGCGACCACCGCAAACCCACGACCTTGCTCACCCGCCCGGGCCGCTTCGATGGCGGCGTTGAGTGCCAACAAGTTGGTCTGCCCGGCAATGGCGCCAATCACCCCGAGAATTTCGGTGATGCGTTGAGCGTCCTGTTGCATGCTTTCGACTTTATGGGTGGCACTTGCTACTTCAGTGATCAACGCCACCACACTGCTCGACGCTTCGCCGACCACCACGCGGGAGCGATCCGCGTGCTCGTTCGCGCGTTGTGTGAAAGCGGCGGTTTCGGCGGCGTTCTGCGCGACGCTGTCAGCAGTCGAACTCATCTCGGTGATGGCGGTGACGGTCTGATCGGTTTCCGAAGCGTGACGCACCAGAATCTGGCTGGTGTGAGCGGAAGTCCGTTGCAAGTTCTCCAGGCTCGACGCCATCGCCCCCGTCGCCTGAGTGACTTCGCCAATCATGTTCTGCAAATAGGCAATAAAGGTGTTTACCGAATGACCGATGGCGCCTAGCTCGTCTTCGGCGCGGATGGTGATGCGCTTGGTCAGGTCGGCATCGCCCGTGGACAAGGCGTCGATGTTGGCTTTCAACGCTTTCATGCGCTGGATCAGTTGGCGGATGGCGTAGACCTGCAGCAACACCAGCAGAATCACCATCGGAATCTGCAACAGGCTCAACGTGTTGAGCACATCGTCACGCTGGGCAGTGATCAGTTTGGTCGGCAGGGCAGTGGCGAGGAACCACGGTGTACCTTCAATGGGACGCATGAAGAAGGTACTGGCTTCACCCTTGTTATCGAACTCGACCCGTTGCAGCGGTTGGTCCCGCTGTGCCAGTCCGGCCTTGACCTGAGCGGCAAATGGCGACTGTCCGGTCAGTTCAGCGATGTTTTTCAATACGATCGGCCCGCTTATTCGCGAGCTGTTGCTGATTATCTTGCCGTCGGCCTCGACGATCAGCATCTCGGCACCCAGCTCTTTTTCCTTGCGCGCCACCAGGTCATTGAAGAAGCCCAGCGTCACGTCGATGGTCGAGACACCGTACGCCGCGCCATTTTTTTGAATGGCCATGGCGCAGTTGGTGCGCGGTTCAGCACTGGCGTCATCTTTATAGGCAGCCGCCCAGGCGCATTGGCCACGTGGGGTTTGCATGCCGCCCTTGTACCAGGCCTGATCGAAATAGTTGGGGGCGGCGTCGCTGTTCCAGAACGTATTGACCGCCAGTTTGCCTGAGGTATCGCGGTGCCAGAAGGTGCTGAACTTGTTGCGCCCGGCTTCGCGCTGACCGGGCAACGGCCAGATCCCGCCACCGAAGACTTTCAATTCACCGTACTGATCAACCAGGCCCGGCAACACCGTGTCGATGGCGGCACTATCGAGCAGAGGAATGGTCTGGGTGATGCTGCGCTGCTGGGCTTGCACCTTGTTCAGTTCACCCTGGATATGCTCGGCCACTTCGGCGATGCGATTGAGGGCTACTTGTTCCTCGGTATGACGCAGTTTTGGCGCGACGAGTTGGCTGATGCCAACCACGGTAAGGATGGATAACAGCAGGATGAACAGGACCAGAAACAGCGTGTAGCGAGCCTGAATGGTACGAAATGCGGGCATGGGACCGGTCCTTGTGCAGCGTTTTTATTATTGGATATGGGTTTGAAAATCGGGGCGTCGAAGGGATATCGGCTTCTGAAGGTCGAGCTTTAGGTACGATCGTACAAGATTTTTCGAGGTGATGTGCCATATGAGGCGAAACGTGTTCGCATTGATACAAACAAACTAACCAAGGCGTCCATAAAAGCCTGATTAGTTATCCGCGCCATTATCGAAAGGTTCATGTAGACCAATGAAACTGGGCGATTTTATGTATGTATCGTAAATGTACAAGAATTGTAAAAAACGGAAATATTTGTTGGTGGCGTGAGGGCAGATGCTGGCACTGGTGGGGAACAATCCCAATGCCCTGAATACGGCGAAGATGGATGAGCAGAAACTTCACCGGAACATCAAGGGCTTCGATCCGGAAAATGTCTCCGCCAAGCAACTGGGCAATCTCAGTGCCTTTTTGAGAAGCAAAGGCCTGATTTCCGATATTACTTCGATGACCTTGCTTAATGCCGGAGACAAGTTTGACCGATTTGGCGTACAGAAAGACCCGGATGCGAAGTTCAATGCGCTGGAGTATTTCGCCACGCAACTGGACACCATTCAGAACAACAGTATCAAGGGTGACAAGTACGCCGCTGGCCTGATTCCGGAATACAAGACGGCGATCTACGTACTGCAGAACTTGCAAACTTACGGCAAGGGCAACGGTACGACCCCGACCGACAAGGGTGTCAAGTCCAAGGCGTGATGTTTGACAGCGCTGGCCCGCTCGAACGCTCGAACGGGCCGGGTACCTGCTACCGATCAAGCAACTTCATGATTTCTTCCGGATAACGCAGACCTGCCGTGGCATTGGCCGGGAATATCGCTTCCAGGGCCTGCAATTCTTCGCGGCTCAGCTTCACGTCCAGAGCAGCCACATTTTCTTCCAGATACTTGCGCTGTTTGGTGCCTGGTATCGGGATCAGGTAATCCCCTTGAGCCAGGACCCATGCCAACGCCAGTTGGCCTGCCGTCACACCCTTGTCGGCGGCCAGAGCCTGCACCTGCTGCACCAGCAACAGGTTTTTTGCGAAGTTTTCTCCTTGGAAACGTGGACTGAAGCGACGGTAGTCATCGGCTGCGAAGTCATCCGGACTTCTCAGCGCACCGGTCAAAAAGCCCCGGCCCAATGGACTGTAAGGCACAAAAGCAACGCCCAGGCGTTGGCACGCGGCCAGGCAACCGTTCTCCTCTTGATCGCGACTCCACAGCGAATACTCACTTTGCAGTGCACTGATCGGATGAACCTTGTTCGCTCGCTCCAGCGTGGCGGCCGATGCCTCACTCAATCCCAGGTAACGCACCTTGCCGGCCTTCACCAGTTCTGCCATGGCGCCGACGGTTTCCTCGATGGCCACCTGCGGATCAATGCGGTGCTGGTAATACAAGTCCAGGGTTTCTACGCCCAGGCGCTTGAGGGTGCCGTCGATTGCATTGCGAATATATTCCGGTCGACCGTTGACACCCCGTGCGCCGGCGTTGGATGGATCGCGGACAATGCCGAACTTGCTGGCCAGAAACACCTGCTCACGCTTGCCGACAATGGCCTTGCCGATCAGCTCTTCATTGGTATGCGGGCCATACATATCTGCCGTGTCGAGCAGGTTGATTCCCAGTTCCAGTGCTCGATGCAAAGTAGCCGTGGCTTCGCGGGTGTCCACGCCCGTGGTGTAGAAATCGGTCATGCCCATGCAACCCAGACCGATCGCGCTCACCTGTGGACCGTTTTTGCCCAGTTGACGTGTTTGCATGAAGTCATCTCCCTGTGAATTGAATCCCATTGTTGACCTCGACAGAAACAAGATAAACCGGCTAAAACTGCGATCACTGTTCGTAATTTCTAAATAATCAGCCGGTAAGCCAAAGCAATGGACCGTTTCAACGCCATGCGCGTGTTCACCCGAATCGTCGAACTGGGCGGCTTTGCCAAAGCGGCGGACAGCCTGCAGTTACCCCGGGCTTCGGTGACGATTCTGATCAAGCAACTTGAGGCACATCTGGGCGTGCAGCTGCTGCAACGCACCACCCGGCAGATCAGCTTGACGCTCGATGGCGCCGCCTATTACCCGCGTTGCGTACGGCTGCTGGCGGATCTGGAGGAGACCGAAGCCGTGTTTTCCGCTGCTCGCCAAAACCCCAAAGGTCTGCTGCGAGTGGATATGCCAGCGGGAGTGGGGCGTTTGATCGTGATTCCGGCCTTGCCGCAATTCACAGCCCGGTACCCATTGATCGAACTGGAAATCGGTTTGAATGACCGGCCTGTGGATTTGATCCGCGAAGGTGTCGATTGCGTATTGCGGGGTGGCTCGACCCTGGACGATTCACTGGTGGCGCGACCGCTGTGCATGCTGGATCAGGTCACGTGTGCCAGCCCGCAATACTTGCAGCGTCGCGGGACTCCGCAATGCCTGGAGGATCTGGAGGGTCACCAGATGGTGGAATATTTTTCCAATAGCACCGGTAAACGCTACGGACTGGAATTCATAGCCGATGCCCAATTGCGCTTGATCGATTTGCCCAAGCACGTCTCGGTCAACAGTGCCGATGGTTATCTGGCGGCTTGCGAGGCGGGATATGGCTTGGTTCAGACTCCGTATTATCACGTAGCCCAGCAGCTGAAAGAGGGGCGATTGGTCGAGGTCCTGCGAGAGATGCCGCCACCGGCTATGCCGTTGACGGCCCTCTATCCTCCTCATCGTCAATTGTCCCGACGAGTAAGGGTGTTCGTCGACTGGATGGTGGATCTCTGTGCGCAGTCGACTAATGGTTTTTTCAGACAAGACTCAGGCAACTGAGCGGGTGCCGACAGGCATGTCTGGGCAAAGGGGGCTGATTGCGGCGGCGTTCTGCTGTAAGTCGTCATGCAACTTTTGCATGTGCGCACAGAGCAGGTTCAAGGATCGCTTTTGCACGCCTCGATGAAACAATGCAAACCAGCCATTGCCCCCTGGCGTAGGCATCAGGCCCGTGAAGGCGAAGCCTAACGCTGAAAAATCGCGCAGGTTGGAAGCGAAGTGCCGGGACAGTTCGAGTCGTACCGAGATCAGCCAGTGCCTGGGCAATTGCCAGAGTTGCCCAAGCAAATCCTTGTTCAAGTATGAAATGACAATGTCGAGCCGATGCTGGTGCTGCTTGATTTGCAAGGGCATCGCGGGGCGCGATGTATTGTCCTGGCAGGTTCCAAATACCGAGCACAGGTGTCGCATCAACGTACGGCAGCTTTCGGGCCAGGGGATATCGGGGAGCGGGCGCTTGTGTCCGTCGATCATGTGATAGCCCATCACGATGGTTTCCGGTAGCGGGTCGGCGAA is a genomic window containing:
- a CDS encoding methyl-accepting chemotaxis protein, encoding MPAFRTIQARYTLFLVLFILLLSILTVVGISQLVAPKLRHTEEQVALNRIAEVAEHIQGELNKVQAQQRSITQTIPLLDSAAIDTVLPGLVDQYGELKVFGGGIWPLPGQREAGRNKFSTFWHRDTSGKLAVNTFWNSDAAPNYFDQAWYKGGMQTPRGQCAWAAAYKDDASAEPRTNCAMAIQKNGAAYGVSTIDVTLGFFNDLVARKEKELGAEMLIVEADGKIISNSSRISGPIVLKNIAELTGQSPFAAQVKAGLAQRDQPLQRVEFDNKGEASTFFMRPIEGTPWFLATALPTKLITAQRDDVLNTLSLLQIPMVILLVLLQVYAIRQLIQRMKALKANIDALSTGDADLTKRITIRAEDELGAIGHSVNTFIAYLQNMIGEVTQATGAMASSLENLQRTSAHTSQILVRHASETDQTVTAITEMSSTADSVAQNAAETAAFTQRANEHADRSRVVVGEASSSVVALITEVASATHKVESMQQDAQRITEILGVIGAIAGQTNLLALNAAIEAARAGEQGRGFAVVADEVRALAARTQASTSEINEMLTRLTQGVSSSVSAMENTQVSCQSAADATARVNSGLDEMAGSVSHINSLSTQIATAAEQQSAVTEEINRSMVQIRHMVDELVKSGQASELNTQQLLDANSRVSTIMGRFRVR
- a CDS encoding aldo/keto reductase: MQTRQLGKNGPQVSAIGLGCMGMTDFYTTGVDTREATATLHRALELGINLLDTADMYGPHTNEELIGKAIVGKREQVFLASKFGIVRDPSNAGARGVNGRPEYIRNAIDGTLKRLGVETLDLYYQHRIDPQVAIEETVGAMAELVKAGKVRYLGLSEASAATLERANKVHPISALQSEYSLWSRDQEENGCLAACQRLGVAFVPYSPLGRGFLTGALRSPDDFAADDYRRFSPRFQGENFAKNLLLVQQVQALAADKGVTAGQLALAWVLAQGDYLIPIPGTKQRKYLEENVAALDVKLSREELQALEAIFPANATAGLRYPEEIMKLLDR
- a CDS encoding LysR family transcriptional regulator, with the translated sequence MDRFNAMRVFTRIVELGGFAKAADSLQLPRASVTILIKQLEAHLGVQLLQRTTRQISLTLDGAAYYPRCVRLLADLEETEAVFSAARQNPKGLLRVDMPAGVGRLIVIPALPQFTARYPLIELEIGLNDRPVDLIREGVDCVLRGGSTLDDSLVARPLCMLDQVTCASPQYLQRRGTPQCLEDLEGHQMVEYFSNSTGKRYGLEFIADAQLRLIDLPKHVSVNSADGYLAACEAGYGLVQTPYYHVAQQLKEGRLVEVLREMPPPAMPLTALYPPHRQLSRRVRVFVDWMVDLCAQSTNGFFRQDSGN
- a CDS encoding GNAT family N-acetyltransferase: MTRLIFRPYCPADAGGVSRLFREVYGDHYVQRDVYLPNMINQHNAEGRWRSMLAVDDVRVLGHAALCRTLHSNTAELALSVVHPAAQGQSIATRLGRELLMQSGALGLESVSIKQVTHHPYTQRMAAKVGFHSTGLLPDYVPSPFADPLPETIVMGYHMIDGHKRPLPDIPWPESCRTLMRHLCSVFGTCQDNTSRPAMPLQIKQHQHRLDIVISYLNKDLLGQLWQLPRHWLISVRLELSRHFASNLRDFSALGFAFTGLMPTPGGNGWFALFHRGVQKRSLNLLCAHMQKLHDDLQQNAAAISPLCPDMPVGTRSVA